Proteins from one Meriones unguiculatus strain TT.TT164.6M chromosome 10, Bangor_MerUng_6.1, whole genome shotgun sequence genomic window:
- the Psmb10 gene encoding proteasome subunit beta type-10, whose translation MLKQAVEHRGGFSFENCQRNASLEHVFPGFRIPHARKTGTTIAGLVFRDGVILGADTRATNDSVVADKSCEKIHYIAPKIYCGGAGVAADTEMTTRMAASKMELHALSTGREPRVATVTRVLRQMLFRYQGYVGASLIVGGVDLNGPQLYSVHPHGSYSRLPFTALGSGQDAAMALLEDRFQPNMTLEAAQELLVEAITAGILGDLGSGGSVDACVITAAGAKMLRTLSSPTEPVQRAGRYRFAPGTTAVLTQEVRPLNLELLEETVQAMEVE comes from the exons ATGCTGAAGCAGGCAGTGGAACACAGAGGAGGCTTCTCTTTCGAGAACTGCCAGAG GAATGCGTCCTTGGAACATGTCTTCCCGGGCTTTCGGATCCCTCATGCACGCAAGACGGGGACTACCATCGCGGGACTTGTGTTCCGA GATGGAGTCATTCTGGGCGCAGACACGCGGGCCACTAACGATTCGGTCGTGGCGGACAAAAGCTGCGAGAAGATCCACTACATCGCCCCTAAAATCTA CTGCGGCGGGGCTGGAGTAGCTGCGGACACTGAGATGACCACGCGGATGGCAGCTTCCAAGATGGAGCTACACGCGCTATCCACAGGCCGTGAGCCTCGGGTGGCCACGGTCACCCGTGTCCTGCGCCAGATGCTCTTCCG GTACCAAGGCTACGTGGGAGCATCACTGATCGTGGGCGGGGTTGATCTGAACGGACCGCAACTCTACAGCGTGCACCCCCACGGCTCCTACAGCCGGCTGCCCTTTACGGCCCTCG GCTCTGGACAGGATGCAGCCATGGCACTGCTGGAGGACCGGTTCCAGCCAAACATGACG CTGGAGGCTGCGCAAGAGCTGTTGGTGGAAGCCATCACTGCAGGGATCCTGGGTGACCTGGGCTCCGGAGGCAGTGTGGATGCGTGTGTGATCACGGCAGCTGGTGCCAAGATGCTGAGAACATTGAGCTCACCCACAGAGCCTGTGCAGAG AGCTGGCCGCTATCGCTTTGCTCCTGGAACCACAGCTGTCCTGACCCAGGAAGTGAGacccctgaacctggagctcctgGAGGAAACTGTGCAGGCCATGGAGGTGGAATAA